In Xanthomonas campestris pv. phormiicola, the DNA window AGACGAATACGGCGGCGAATGCCTGGACGGGATTGAGTTGCATGGACCTTGGGTTCCGAAGGAGTCGATCGTGGTTGACGGCCGGGGACCGGCGATCCGCCGCACGGCGCCGTCAGGCCGCTGTGCGCGCCCGGTCGTGCGTGCGACGGGATCGGACGCGCCGCACGCAGGCCCGGTTCTTGGTCCCGTCTCGCCAGGCGCCACGCGATCGACCTTACGGCCGGCCTTGCGCGCGCGTCGGTCATTCGCTTGGCGAATGCGGCCATCCATCGCACCGGGCCCCATGCCGGCGCACCGGCGCAGGCAAGCGAAGACCGGCACCCGCAGGTGAAGAGCCCTCGCGCGCAGCTGGCATCATTGAACGGACATCAAGCCCAGGAACCTCCGATGCCGCGCCTGCCCCGTCTCCTGCTCGCCGCCTCCGTCGTCGCGCTGCTGGCCTGTTGCGCGAAGAGCCAGGCGCCCGCGCCGCGCTTCCCCGTGATCGGCCATGTCACTGCATTCGATCCCGCGTTCAGCGACACGGTGGCCGCGGACGCGCGCGTCGAGCGCATCGCCGAAGGCTTCACCTGGTCCGAAGGTCCCACCTGGGTGCGCGACGGCGGCTACCTGCTGTTCAACGACGTGCCGCAGAACACCATGTACCGCTGGTCCGAGCGCGACGGCCTTTCGGTATTCCTCAAGCCCTCCGGCTATGCCGGCCCGCCGCTGGATGCCCTGCGCGAGGCCGGCGCCAATGGCATGCACGCCGAACCGTCCGGCAGCGTGCTGCTCGCCGATTCGGGCACGCGCGCCGTGGCCCGGCTCGATCCAGCCACGCGGCGCAAGACGATCCTGGCCAGCGCCTACGACGGCCACCGCCTCAACAGCCCCAACGACCTAGTGCGGCGCAGCGACGGCGTGGTGTTCTTCACCGACCCGCCGTACGGCCTGAAGGACGGCGACAACTCCCCGGTCAAGGAACTGCGCTACAACGGCGTCTACCGGCTGGACCCCGACGGCAGCGTGCACCTGCTCGACGACAGCCTGAGCCTGCCCAACGGCATCGCCCTGTCGCCGGACGAACGCACCCTGTACGTGGCCAACTCCGACCCGGCGCGGCCGATCTGGACCGCCTACACGCTCGACGCGCGCGGCAACGTCACCGGCAAACGCCTCTTCGCCGATGCCTCCGACATCGTCGGCGACGCCAACCCCGGCCTGCCGGACGGCATGGCGGTGGCCAGCGACGGCCGCCTGTACGCCACCGGCCCCGGCGGCGTGCTCGTGTTCGCACCCGACGGCCGCCGCCTGGGCCGCATCGAAACCGGCGGCCCTGTCTCCAACTGCGCCTTCGGCGACGACGGCCGCACGCTGTACATGACCTCGCACAAGATCCTGGCGCGGGTGCGGGTGAAGGCGACGGGGTTGGGGTTTGCGCCGTAGCGCTGGGTTAAAACACGCTGTTCGACTGGATCAAGGCTTGTTGGGCCTATCGAAAGGATGGCTCCCTTTACGAAATGGCAAATCTGGAACAGATATGTATTGAACTCTTCTCCTGGGAACCATAGACACTAAGTGGACTGGGGGTTCCCGGTCGGCGTCATAGCCTCGGGGCGATCACCGGGGCTTTTCGCTGTCCGGAGGCGGGACGATGTTCAGGCATCCGCCTTCGTGATTGATTACCGGCCTCCCCTGCAGAAGAATTTGCGCTGCAGCCCATCGCATGCACGATCGGGCCGTCCCGGTCCAAGCACCGACCGGCCGATGCGACACACCGGCTGCGATGCGCGGTTCTTCAGGGGCGGCGCCTCCCAATCCCGCGTTGTCGCCTTAACCGTCCACCAAGCTTGAAATCGCACTGATCAGCACCGGCCGAAGACGCTCCGCCGACAGGTCCGGATCGCGTGCGGAGCGCATCGCCAGGCCTTCCACCAGCATGCGAAACAGCAGGATGCGGCGCGCGATTTCCGCTTCGTCCGAGGAATGGCCGCGTGCGCTGTCGTGCTTGCGCAGCCAGTCGGCGATGGCGTTATTGGTCTGCCTGTCGTGCCGACGCAAGACCTCGGCCACCACTGGATCGCGCTGCGCCTCTGCGGTGATTTCGGCATACAGCGCGACATTGGCGATGGCATTGCCACCGGTCTCCAAGGTCTCCCCGCGCGCCCACACCTGATAGCAACGCAGCAGCCCTTCGGCCACATCCGGCACCGCCGGCATCTGGGCGATCGCATGCGTGTCGTGGTCAAGCTGCCGTTCGATCAGCGCCAGGATCAGCGCCCGCTTGTTGGCGAAGTAGCGATACATCAATCCCTGGCTGATGTCGGCTTCGGTGGCGATGTCGTTGATCGACCCGGCATGGAACCCACGGGCGATGAAACAGCGCTGCGCCGCGTCAAGGATGCGTTGCCGCTGCGCGTCCGCGTGAGCGGTGGCCGCCTCTTCGGCAGGGGCAGCGGAAATGGGATGAACCGTCATTGCGCGCCGCGGATTGCGTCTGGTTGGACGGCGATTGTACTCCACACAAAACTGAATGAATGGTCATTCACTCGTCATTTTGCGCGCACAGACTGCGCCGTTCCTTTACCCCGGCAGA includes these proteins:
- a CDS encoding SMP-30/gluconolactonase/LRE family protein; the encoded protein is MPRLPRLLLAASVVALLACCAKSQAPAPRFPVIGHVTAFDPAFSDTVAADARVERIAEGFTWSEGPTWVRDGGYLLFNDVPQNTMYRWSERDGLSVFLKPSGYAGPPLDALREAGANGMHAEPSGSVLLADSGTRAVARLDPATRRKTILASAYDGHRLNSPNDLVRRSDGVVFFTDPPYGLKDGDNSPVKELRYNGVYRLDPDGSVHLLDDSLSLPNGIALSPDERTLYVANSDPARPIWTAYTLDARGNVTGKRLFADASDIVGDANPGLPDGMAVASDGRLYATGPGGVLVFAPDGRRLGRIETGGPVSNCAFGDDGRTLYMTSHKILARVRVKATGLGFAP
- a CDS encoding TetR/AcrR family transcriptional regulator is translated as MTVHPISAAPAEEAATAHADAQRQRILDAAQRCFIARGFHAGSINDIATEADISQGLMYRYFANKRALILALIERQLDHDTHAIAQMPAVPDVAEGLLRCYQVWARGETLETGGNAIANVALYAEITAEAQRDPVVAEVLRRHDRQTNNAIADWLRKHDSARGHSSDEAEIARRILLFRMLVEGLAMRSARDPDLSAERLRPVLISAISSLVDG